CCCTTCTAGTCGCATTAGCCGCCGCGGCCATGGTCGTATCTAAGCCTAAGGGCACTGAGCGCATGGTCGAGATCTACGAGGCCATTAAGCAGGGGGCTAAGGCGTACTTAAGTAGGCAGTATAAGACGCTCCTAGCCTTCGTAGTCCTGCTCTCCCTAGTATTCACTATAGCCGTAGACTACAGCTACTTCATCTCTAAGCGTGAAGGGTACGCCTCATACTTTCCATACACCGGCCTATCCTTCCTAGTCGGAGCCCTTTTCTCCGCTCTGGCCGGCTACGTGGGGATGAGGGTGGCCGTGGAGGGCAACGTCAGGACTGCCCACGCAGCTAGCGGCGGCCTGAAGGACGCCTTAAGCACCTCCTTTAAGGGGGGCTTAGTCATGGGCCTGTGCATGGTAGGCCTGGCACTACTGGGAGTGACGCTATTCTACTACGCTTACGGCATGAACCCCTTCCTCTTCGCCGGCTTCGGCTTTGGCGGCAGCCTCGTGGCGCTCTTCGCTAGGATTGGTGGAGGGATATACACTAAGTCGGCAGACGTGGGGGCTGACCTAGTAGGCAAGGTAGAGGCCGGGATACCTGAAGACGACCCTCGAAACCCGGCCGTAATAGCTGACGCTGTCGGAGACAACGTGGGCGACGTGGCTGGAATGGCAGCAGACATCTTTGAGACGTACGCCGTCACTCTGATAGGCGCCATGCTGCTCGGCTGGCCTCTCTTTAAACAGACGGGCAACGTCGCTTTCCTAGAGTACCCGCTACTCCTAGGGGCCATAGCTATCTTCTCAACCATCCTCGGCTCCCTAGTCGTAAGAGTTAGGGAGGGGGGCGACCCGACCTCAGCTATACTCAGGGGCATAGCTACCACTGCAGTGCTAGCTATCGTAGGCTTCTTGTACGCTACGTGGCAGCTATTCAACTCCCTCAGCTTGTTCTACGCAGCCATGATAGGCGTCGTCATAGTCGTAATGCTCGCCATACTCACTAACTACTATACTTCCTACAGGTACTCTCCCACTAAGTCCATAGCTGAGGCTGCTCAAGCAGGGCCTGCCATCAACCTCATAAGGGGGCTGGCCAATGGCCTTGAGAGCGCCCTCCTCCCAATAGTGGTCATAGCGCTAGGCGTAGTTGGAGCCTACTGGCTGGCTGGAGGAGCCATTGGAGACGTCGCCTTAGGGATGTACGGAGTGGCCATAGCCGCCATGGCGATGCTCTCCATAGCTGGCATTATAGTCTCCGTCGACGCATACGGCCCCATCGTCGACAACGCCGGCGGGATCGCTGAAATGGCCAGCCTAGATCCTAAGGTTAGGGGGATAACCGACGCGCTTGACGCCGTGGGGAATACCACGAAAGCCCTGACCAAGGTCTTCGCGATAGGCAGCGCAGGCTTAGCAGCGCTATCGCTCCTACTAGCTTACATCGAGGAGGTCGCTAGCTACGCGAAGCTCTCTCTCAGTGAGCTCGCAGCTAACCTATCGCTCGCTAGGCCAGACGTGATCCTAGGCCTGCTTCTAGGCGGTGGCATAGTGTTCTTGTTCGCAGCCTTCTGCATGAAGGCTGTGGGCAAGGGGGCCTTCGGCATGGTGACCGAGGTTAGGAGACAGTTTAAGGAGATACCTGGCATTATGGAGGGTAGGGCTAAGCCAGACTACGCTAAATGCGTAGACATAGCTACTCGTACCGCACTAAGGGGTATGGCGCTACCGGGAGCCTTAGTAATCTTGAGCCCAATAGTAGTCGGCTTCGTATTCGGCCCCTACGCTCTCGCGGGCCTCCTCATAGGTAGCATCGTCGCGGGGCTAGCGCTCGCACTAATGATGGCTAACGGGGGGGCGGCGTGGGATAACGCTAAGAAGTACATCGAGACAGGGGCCTTTGGAGGGAAGCGCTCGCCCGCCCACGCTGCTGCTGTCGTTGGGGACACGGTCGGAGACCCCTTTAAGGATACAGCCGGCCCGGCCATAAACCCGATGATAAAAGCCATAAACATGATCTCAATAATCTTCGCCGGCCTCATAGTGGCTGTCCTACTTGCCTAGCTATTTTTCTCACACTATGCCTAAGCCTGAGCATAGACATTGGATGGACGAGTTTGTAGGTAGGCTGATGGCAATCGGCAGGGACCACGTCGTTGAGAGCGGCACTTCTATCTCCGGCCCGGCGCATATAGGTAACGCTTGCGACGTAATCCTAGCGGAGGCTGTGAGGCGCCTCATAGAGGAGCGCGGGGGCAGAGCTACCTCGATCTGGGTCGCTGACGACATGGACCCGCTGGACTCCATCCCCTTCCCCATCGACCCCTCTACGTACAGGCCTTTCCTAGGCATGCCTTACGTAGATATCCCCGACCCCTCAGGGTGCTGCCGTAGCTGGGCTGAGCACTTCACTAACGACTTTCTAAACTCGCTCGAGAGGCTTGATCTACGCCCCGTCTTTAAGTCTGGGGCCTCAATGTATAGAGACGGCACGTACCTCCCGTTCATCAGGGTGTCGCTTAGGGAGGCTGAGGAAATCAGGAGGATATTTGCAGAAGTAAGCGGGGCTAAGAAGCCTCCAAGCTGGCTCCCCTATATGCCTATATGTGAAGGATGCGGGAGGATATCTACTACCCTGGCCTACGCGTACGATGGTGACCGCGTAGCTTACCGCTGTGTCCTTGACGCGGGCTACGCTAGAGGCTGTGGCTATGAGGGAGAGGTGGACGTTAAGGAGGGTAGGGGGAAGCTTCAGTGGCGTGTTGAATGGGCCGCCAGGTGGGCAGCGCTTAAAGTCACCGTGGAGCCCTTTGGGAAGGAGCACGCCGCAGCCGGCGGGTCCTACGATACTAGCAAGGTTATCTCCGAGGAGCTATTCAGCCACCCAGCCCCCTCCCCCTTGGTGTACGAGCACGTAATGATTAGGGGGAGGAAGATGTCGAAGTCCAAGGGCCTCGTCTTTACTCCGCGCGATTGGCTTGAAGTAGCTCCCCCCGAGTCCCTCAAGTTCTTCTTCTTTAGAGTACACCCCACTAGGCATAAGGACTTCTCGGCTGAGGAAATACCTAGGATAGTAAGTGAGTACGATAGGGCTGAGCGGATATACTACGGGGCTGAGGAGGCGGGCGACGAGAAGAGCTCGGCTTTCCTTAAGCGAAGCTACGAGCTCTCTCAAGCTAAGCCCCCACCTCCCTCTATGCCAGCCCAGCTCCCCTACGACTTCGCAGCCGTCCTGCTTCAGATATACCCTGACCTCTCAGTAGAGAGGGCCCTCGAGCTAATGGCTAGGACCGGCCATCTTAAGCACCCTCCGACAGAGATAGATGCGGCCAGGGTGGCTGAGAGGCTTAGTCAAGTTAAATCGTGGCTAGCTAAGTACGCCCCCCCGTCAGCTAAGATTAAGCTGCTCAGCGACCCCTCCAGCGTAACCGACCAGTTAAGTGAAGCTCAGCGGTCATCGTTAAGGAGCGCTGCAAAGAGGCTTCTAAGCCGCAGGGAGTGGTCTCCTCAAGAGCTCAATAATGAGTTCTTCAGCATAGCGAGGGGCCACGGCCTAGAGCCTTCGGAGTTCTTTGAAGCAGCCTACTTAGCTCTACTAGGTAGGCGCTCAGGCCCATGGCTAGCCAACTTTACCCTAGCCCTAGGCGTCGAGGAGGCTGCTAAGAGGCTCCTCCGGGCTTCAGGCTTCCAGGAATAAAATTAGGAGGCAGGCTCTAGATGCTGAGGCCTAGGCCCACGTACTTGTTTAAGGCTCTACACACATCCTTCTGGGTGACAACACCCACCGGCCTATCGCCCTCGACAACTAGCAGCCTCCTAATGTTCCTATCGGCCATCAACCGGCCGGCGTCGATTATGTAGGCGTCCGCCTTCACTGTTATTAGCGGGCTGCTCATTACCTCCCTAACCTTTACCTTAGACGGGTCTAAGCCCCTCATCACCACCCTTCGCAGTACGTCCCTCTCAGTCAAGATTCCAACGGGCCTGCCCGCCTCAGTCACGATCACCGACCCTACCTCCCGCTCTACCATTAGCTGAGCAGCATCTCTTACCGTAGAGGCGCCCTCGACGCTTACTATGCTCGGCGACATTATCTCCCTGACGAGTATGGGGAGGCTCATGCGCGACACCTTTGACTGCGCGAGTCTATGGCCGAGCCCTTTTTAGGGCTTACTCTCCGCGACGGCTGGTGTTGGCTAGCCCTCCTCCCCATCGCCCCAGGGGCCTAGGGCAATGAGCACTATTACTACCGCGGCGAACATCGAGAAGACGGCTACGGCAGCCCCTCCCTCACTGACTGCCCAGTAGAAGGAAATTATGGCTAAGAGCAGCGAGGTCGCTAGGGCGACGATGGCTGCAAGCAGCTGCTTCAACCTCAAGCACCGTCAACCCCGGCCTCGAGTCTAAGTCGCCCTAGCCTCCGTGGACACCTTAGAGAAGCCGGCCTCCCGGGTGACGTAGTAGACTAGGTCCGCGGCCTCTTCCACCTCTCTCTCATGGGTAACTACTATTAGCTGCGGCAGAGCCCTAGGGCCCTCCTTAAAGATCTTCTTAAGGATCTCGACTAGCTCTTTCCTGCGGGCCTCATCTAGGTGTACGGTGGGCTCGTCGAGTATCATTAGCTCCAGCCTATCCTCCACTATGGCCTTGGCTATAGCTAGCCTAAGCGCTATGGCTACGGCTACTCGCTCCCCTCCGCTTATGGAATCGATCGGCTGCTCTCCTAGCGGGCCTATTAAGGTTGGGTTAAAGTCCTCATCTAGCTTAATATCGCTATACTCTAGGTCGAACTTTGCGAGGTACTCCCTCGCGTAGTGCTCGATGAGCGGCTTAGCCCTAGCCCTCACGAGCCTCTGAACTCCGTCCTTCCCGAAGCATTCTCTTATAGCCTCTAGGAGCTCTATAAGCCTAGACCTACTGGCCTTCTCAGCCTCCTTCTCCTCTAGCTTAGCTACTCCTTCTTCAAGCTCCCTCCGCCTAGCTTTAAGGTGCTTTTCCTCAGACTCAAGCCCAGCCTGCTCCTTCACTAGCTCCCTTAGCTCATCTTCAGCAGCTTCAACCTCCCTCTTAATCCTAGCGTGCGCCTCTTCACTATAGCCCAGCACGTCCTCCTCCCGCCTCAGCCGCTCTATCTTGGCACCCAGCTCCTCAAGCGCCGCCTTTATCGAGCTTAGCCTACTAAGTAGCTCCTCTCTAGGCGGGCTAGCTCTCAATACCCCCTGGGCCTCTAGGTATCTTCGATGCTCTCCCTCCAGCCCGCTGAGCTCCTCTCTGAGCTTCGCTGCTGCCTCAACTTTCCCCTCGAGCCCCTTAACTTCGCTTAAGCAAGCCTCCAGCTCAGCCTGGCTCTCCTTCAGCCTCTTGTATTCTTCCTCAGCCCTCTTAGCCAACCCCCTTAGGCGCTCGAGGCCTACCTTGAGGGCATCGACCCCCTCCTCAGCCCTCTTCTCGGCCTCCTTAGCCTCGATTAGCTTAGCGCTCAGCTCTCTATGCTCATCCCTTAGCCTAGCCACTATGTTTACGTAGAGCTCCTCGCTCAGCCTCCTCTTACACACCGGGCACTCATACGGGTTTCCAGCCAGCTCTTCAAGAAGCCTCTCCCTCTCCGCTACTCCGCCGGCCAGCTTCTCAACTTGCCTACGTGCCCTCTCCCTCTCCTCTCTAAGCTCCCTGTACTTGTCCTCAAGCTCAGCCACGAGCTTTTCTCCGAGCTGGACTACCTCGTCTACGCGGCCTATCTTCGCTTGGACTAGGCTTGCTACTTTTTCTAGCTCTCCTTCGAGCTCTCCTTTGATCGATAAAACCTCCCTCCTCTTTTCCTCGACCTCCCTCTCAAGCTTCTTAGCCAGCTTTCTACGCTCACCCAGCCTGGCTTCCTCGGCGACTAGCTCAGTTAGCTTAGTCCTAAGCTGCTCATACCTCTCAGCGGCAGACCTTAGCCTCGCAGCCTCCTCCTCTGCACGGCTAAGTAGGGCTAGCGCGTCTTCAATCTGCTTCGCCTCCCCGTACCCCCTCTCTATCCTCGACTTCAAGTCGACTAGCGCGATCTTTAGTTCGTGCCTCTTCCGCCCGACTTCCTCATATCTATCTAGTAGCGACTTCAGCCCCTTAGCCTTATCCCTAGCTCTCCTTAGCTTCTCCTCAACTACCGCTAGCTCCTTGGCTACTTCACTGAGCCCCTCCTCAACCCTCCTCAGCTCCTCTCGCTGCTGCCTTAGTACGGCTACCTCCTTCTCAAGCCCCTCTAGCTTTGCCCTCTCGCCATCTACAACGCCCTTCATTAAGTCATAGGCAGTCTGGAGGTCCTCTATGCCTAGGAGCCTAGATACTACTTCCTTCCGCTTAGAGGCCGCCATCTTCACCAGGTCCTCTATCTCCCCCTGCTTAACGTATACCACCTTCTCAAACAGGGCCCTGTCCATCCCTAGTAGGCCTCCGACCTCCTCGAGCACTGGCTCTACGCCTTCAGCTATGAGGCGCCTGGAGCCGTCGACAACTTCGTACAGCCTAGCCTCCGGCCTCCTCGTCCTCCCCCGCCTCTCTACTTCTCGCTCAACTAAGTACTGCTTGCCCCTTGAGGTAAACCATAGCTTAACAGAGGCCTCTTCACCGGCTCTATTGATTAGGTAATCCTGGGTCCCTCTCGAGTGGGAGCTAAAGAGGGCGAAGCTAATGGCGTCTAGTATGCTAGTCTTGCCAGCGCCGTTAGGCCCTACTATTGCAGTAACCCCTAAGTCGAAGTTTAGCGAAGTTTGACGGTGCGAGACGAAGTTTCTCAGCTCTACTCGATTAATTATCAAGGCGGCCACCGAGGGCTGGGCTTACGTTCTTAAGCTCATAGTCCCTGTAGTTAAGCGTTGAGGCTTAGATCAGGGCCGCCTACTGCCCAGCGACTTTAATCGCTGGTAGTAATCCTCGACGATCCTCTTAGCCTCCTCCACCCTACTTTCCTTGTCCTTTCCTCCATCCCTCAGTATATTGAATAGCTCATAGGCTAGCTTAGACGCCTCGTCGCTACCCAGAGCCTCCCTTAAGAGCTGCTTAAGGTCCAGGGACCTCTTCGCCTCAACGGCCATCGGCCTACCGTCCTCTTCACTAAACTCGGGCCTCCACGTTAAGACGTAGGGCGATAGCGCCCTCCCCTCCTCATACGCCCTCCTCCTATCTACCCTAGACCCCTCTATCCTTAAGTGTACAATGGGCTTCTTTCGGCAGAGCTTGGCCTCGCCAGCTACCCGTAGAATCCCTTGCCTAAGCTCTTCATATTTTACAGCAGCCTCTATCTGAGGCCTTACGCAGCTCAAGTCTACTTTGTGCAGGCTAGCCTCCTCCTTAGATAGGTCTACTATGTAGAATCCCTTGCCTACCTCCCTCCACGACTTAATCTCGTCGCGGCTAGTTATCTCTAGTGAGCCTGAGTATGCGATTAAGGTCCTACGGAGCCATGCCGACCCTCGTCGGTGTACGTGCCCCAGAGCCACGTAGCTAAAGGGCCCTACGAGCTCGTCAAAGCATAGCTCGTACTCAAAGGGGAGGAAGCGGTCCACGGCCTGGTGGAGGATAAGGAGGCTCCTCGAGTAGCTTTCAGCTAGCTTAGCTAGCCGAGCCACCTCCTCCCTCGCGTTCTCTTTGTACTTACGTGGGTGGTGGTGCAGGCCAGCCACTAGTAGCTCGCGTCCTTTAAGCTGAACTACGTCGTGACTCACCCCTATCCCTAAGTTTAACAAGTGGTCTGATAGTAAGCTGTGCGGGGGCATGGCTCGCCTCTTAGGGAGGTCGTGGTCCCCTAGCACAGCGTAGACCCTCACCCCTTGATCCCTTAGCCTAGCCAGCTGCTGCTTAGCCTCGTACAGAGCTCTAACAGGCGGCCTAGGGTCCTCGAAGAAGTCCCCTGCGTGAACCACTACGTCTACGTGCTCCTCGAGGATTACGTCAACGGCCTCCCTAAAGGCCTCGTAGAAGTCCTCTTCTCTCTCATCTAAGTTGTACTGACGGTAGCCTAGGTGGGTATCTGCTAGGTGCGCTACTAGCACGCCCTAGCCCCTGACATGGCCTATGTCCCGGCTTTTATGTATTACGTTACCTCGAGAGCTGGATGAGGCTCTTAAACTCATCGAGGCTGGGCCTAGGCCTTAACCACTCCGCGGCCACGTCTACGTCTCCGCCAGCTAGCTTCGACGGGTGGTGGTCTATCTTAACTAGGGCAGGCACCTTAATCATCATCCCTAGCACTATGGCTTCGCCCACGTTTAGCGATGGAAGGTGGGCGAGGAGGTCGTCGCTAAGCGCTTCGCTAGCTTGCTGGACGTGCCGCTGGTCCGTGGGCTCCACCATCCTCAGCACTATCATGTTATTCGCTTGCGATAGCGCGTCTGGGTCTAGTGCTTTAGGCCTCTGGCTAACTAAGCAGAGCCCTACGCCAAACTTACGCCCCTCTCTCGCTATTCTGCTCACCCAGTACTTCGACAAGGTGTCTCTACTAGCCGGCGCTAATATGTGCGCCTCCTCTAGGACGGTAAATATGGGCTTCGTCAACCTCCCCCTCCCCTCGAGCACCCTGCGCTTACGCTCGTCGAGTATTCTTCTAAGCGTGTGGCTAACGATTACGTCTGCAGCCTCTTCGTCGACTCTACCTAGATCTACTACGTTAGCAACCCCCTCTCTTATCCTAGAGGCCACGTCCTCTACCCCTAGGTCTACTATCTTTTCGTAGCGATCCCTAAAGGCCTCAAGCTTATTGAGCAGCGACGCGATAGCCTCCCTCTCCTGTCTACCGGCCAGCTTTGACTCGAGCCTCTCTATTTCTCCCCCCA
The nucleotide sequence above comes from Candidatus Nezhaarchaeota archaeon. Encoded proteins:
- a CDS encoding sodium-translocating pyrophosphatase: MYTWLALLASCIALLVALAAAAMVVSKPKGTERMVEIYEAIKQGAKAYLSRQYKTLLAFVVLLSLVFTIAVDYSYFISKREGYASYFPYTGLSFLVGALFSALAGYVGMRVAVEGNVRTAHAASGGLKDALSTSFKGGLVMGLCMVGLALLGVTLFYYAYGMNPFLFAGFGFGGSLVALFARIGGGIYTKSADVGADLVGKVEAGIPEDDPRNPAVIADAVGDNVGDVAGMAADIFETYAVTLIGAMLLGWPLFKQTGNVAFLEYPLLLGAIAIFSTILGSLVVRVREGGDPTSAILRGIATTAVLAIVGFLYATWQLFNSLSLFYAAMIGVVIVVMLAILTNYYTSYRYSPTKSIAEAAQAGPAINLIRGLANGLESALLPIVVIALGVVGAYWLAGGAIGDVALGMYGVAIAAMAMLSIAGIIVSVDAYGPIVDNAGGIAEMASLDPKVRGITDALDAVGNTTKALTKVFAIGSAGLAALSLLLAYIEEVASYAKLSLSELAANLSLARPDVILGLLLGGGIVFLFAAFCMKAVGKGAFGMVTEVRRQFKEIPGIMEGRAKPDYAKCVDIATRTALRGMALPGALVILSPIVVGFVFGPYALAGLLIGSIVAGLALALMMANGGAAWDNAKKYIETGAFGGKRSPAHAAAVVGDTVGDPFKDTAGPAINPMIKAINMISIIFAGLIVAVLLA
- the lysS gene encoding lysine--tRNA ligase, yielding MPKPEHRHWMDEFVGRLMAIGRDHVVESGTSISGPAHIGNACDVILAEAVRRLIEERGGRATSIWVADDMDPLDSIPFPIDPSTYRPFLGMPYVDIPDPSGCCRSWAEHFTNDFLNSLERLDLRPVFKSGASMYRDGTYLPFIRVSLREAEEIRRIFAEVSGAKKPPSWLPYMPICEGCGRISTTLAYAYDGDRVAYRCVLDAGYARGCGYEGEVDVKEGRGKLQWRVEWAARWAALKVTVEPFGKEHAAAGGSYDTSKVISEELFSHPAPSPLVYEHVMIRGRKMSKSKGLVFTPRDWLEVAPPESLKFFFFRVHPTRHKDFSAEEIPRIVSEYDRAERIYYGAEEAGDEKSSAFLKRSYELSQAKPPPPSMPAQLPYDFAAVLLQIYPDLSVERALELMARTGHLKHPPTEIDAARVAERLSQVKSWLAKYAPPSAKIKLLSDPSSVTDQLSEAQRSSLRSAAKRLLSRREWSPQELNNEFFSIARGHGLEPSEFFEAAYLALLGRRSGPWLANFTLALGVEEAAKRLLRASGFQE
- a CDS encoding CBS domain-containing protein; this translates as MSLPILVREIMSPSIVSVEGASTVRDAAQLMVEREVGSVIVTEAGRPVGILTERDVLRRVVMRGLDPSKVKVREVMSSPLITVKADAYIIDAGRLMADRNIRRLLVVEGDRPVGVVTQKDVCRALNKYVGLGLSI
- a CDS encoding AAA family ATPase yields the protein MAALIINRVELRNFVSHRQTSLNFDLGVTAIVGPNGAGKTSILDAISFALFSSHSRGTQDYLINRAGEEASVKLWFTSRGKQYLVEREVERRGRTRRPEARLYEVVDGSRRLIAEGVEPVLEEVGGLLGMDRALFEKVVYVKQGEIEDLVKMAASKRKEVVSRLLGIEDLQTAYDLMKGVVDGERAKLEGLEKEVAVLRQQREELRRVEEGLSEVAKELAVVEEKLRRARDKAKGLKSLLDRYEEVGRKRHELKIALVDLKSRIERGYGEAKQIEDALALLSRAEEEAARLRSAAERYEQLRTKLTELVAEEARLGERRKLAKKLEREVEEKRREVLSIKGELEGELEKVASLVQAKIGRVDEVVQLGEKLVAELEDKYRELREERERARRQVEKLAGGVAERERLLEELAGNPYECPVCKRRLSEELYVNIVARLRDEHRELSAKLIEAKEAEKRAEEGVDALKVGLERLRGLAKRAEEEYKRLKESQAELEACLSEVKGLEGKVEAAAKLREELSGLEGEHRRYLEAQGVLRASPPREELLSRLSSIKAALEELGAKIERLRREEDVLGYSEEAHARIKREVEAAEDELRELVKEQAGLESEEKHLKARRRELEEGVAKLEEKEAEKASRSRLIELLEAIRECFGKDGVQRLVRARAKPLIEHYAREYLAKFDLEYSDIKLDEDFNPTLIGPLGEQPIDSISGGERVAVAIALRLAIAKAIVEDRLELMILDEPTVHLDEARRKELVEILKKIFKEGPRALPQLIVVTHEREVEEAADLVYYVTREAGFSKVSTEARAT
- a CDS encoding exonuclease SbcCD subunit D translates to MLVAHLADTHLGYRQYNLDEREEDFYEAFREAVDVILEEHVDVVVHAGDFFEDPRPPVRALYEAKQQLARLRDQGVRVYAVLGDHDLPKRRAMPPHSLLSDHLLNLGIGVSHDVVQLKGRELLVAGLHHHPRKYKENAREEVARLAKLAESYSRSLLILHQAVDRFLPFEYELCFDELVGPFSYVALGHVHRRGSAWLRRTLIAYSGSLEITSRDEIKSWREVGKGFYIVDLSKEEASLHKVDLSCVRPQIEAAVKYEELRQGILRVAGEAKLCRKKPIVHLRIEGSRVDRRRAYEEGRALSPYVLTWRPEFSEEDGRPMAVEAKRSLDLKQLLREALGSDEASKLAYELFNILRDGGKDKESRVEEAKRIVEDYYQRLKSLGSRRP